From a single Planctellipticum variicoloris genomic region:
- a CDS encoding tetratricopeptide repeat protein, translating into MSFAAGRSCTALLAGLLILSSGCSRPAAKPAADSKATEAASAGEKQTSEHMLDSALHQLQPENLGIDSDLESAVSMLNSWRLLAEANPAVPPVPQVDDLPKNFLNAELLATLGEKKYTPMDAMYIRMCILARAVAGYVSDRSDDDLRRVVLLFEYVCRNVALNDDPVSAPPLFPYDILLSGRGTASDRAWVFSNLLKQWRIDAVIIRPEDAGGDEDAWLMGVPVGGEVYLFDLMLGLPIPAESAPTEAHPRQPATLKTIVEHPEWLAALSARTDQPYRLDAEQLKSPRIEIMSDLPSWSQRMWELEQVLPGEKLCVLYDALVESTTQPGLIQRLESAGVPRPASGWTLWNHPLITLIRQQQMPQQDLMKMMNDVHMPFMVPFTYEVDKETGQPQLGPAEKQQLRVRTSQLLGQFQEATTGFLAIRMLGLKPFPEPTRQQIHQIAADDAFYWSAVGKYELGEYVEAADALADYSRRIATRQRWQPAARQLLAWSLADQGKYDEAIKALARPIADDPYRPANAVLARRWAALAEAANK; encoded by the coding sequence ATGTCGTTTGCAGCCGGGCGATCCTGCACAGCCCTCCTTGCCGGTCTGTTGATTCTCAGCTCCGGATGTTCCCGCCCGGCCGCGAAGCCCGCAGCAGACTCCAAAGCGACCGAAGCAGCTTCCGCCGGCGAGAAGCAGACTTCGGAACACATGCTCGACAGTGCTCTGCATCAGCTTCAGCCCGAAAATCTGGGGATCGATTCGGACCTCGAATCCGCCGTCAGCATGCTCAACAGTTGGCGGCTGCTGGCCGAAGCCAACCCGGCCGTCCCCCCGGTCCCGCAGGTCGACGATCTCCCCAAAAATTTCCTGAACGCAGAACTGCTGGCGACGCTCGGCGAAAAGAAGTACACGCCGATGGACGCCATGTACATTCGGATGTGCATCCTGGCGCGCGCCGTCGCCGGTTATGTTTCCGACCGCTCTGACGACGATCTGCGACGGGTGGTTCTGCTCTTCGAATACGTCTGTCGCAACGTGGCGTTGAACGACGATCCCGTATCAGCCCCGCCCCTCTTTCCCTACGACATCCTCCTCTCCGGGCGCGGGACCGCCTCAGACCGCGCCTGGGTCTTCTCCAATCTGCTCAAGCAGTGGCGGATCGACGCCGTCATCATTCGCCCGGAAGACGCCGGCGGCGACGAGGACGCCTGGTTGATGGGGGTTCCCGTCGGCGGAGAAGTCTATCTGTTCGATCTGATGCTGGGGCTGCCGATTCCCGCAGAGTCGGCTCCGACGGAAGCCCATCCCCGCCAGCCGGCAACGCTGAAAACGATCGTCGAGCATCCCGAGTGGCTGGCGGCGCTCTCGGCCCGCACCGACCAGCCCTACCGTCTCGACGCGGAACAACTGAAGTCGCCGCGAATCGAAATCATGTCCGATCTGCCGTCATGGTCGCAACGAATGTGGGAGCTGGAGCAAGTCCTTCCGGGCGAGAAACTCTGCGTGCTCTACGACGCGCTCGTCGAATCGACGACCCAGCCGGGCCTGATTCAGCGGCTGGAAAGCGCCGGCGTCCCCAGGCCCGCGTCGGGCTGGACGTTGTGGAATCATCCGCTGATCACGCTGATCCGGCAGCAGCAGATGCCGCAGCAGGACCTCATGAAGATGATGAACGACGTCCATATGCCGTTCATGGTCCCCTTCACCTACGAAGTCGACAAGGAGACCGGGCAGCCGCAACTTGGCCCGGCCGAGAAGCAGCAGCTCCGCGTCCGCACGAGCCAGTTGCTCGGTCAGTTCCAGGAAGCGACGACTGGCTTTCTGGCCATCCGGATGCTGGGACTCAAACCGTTCCCCGAACCGACGCGCCAGCAGATTCACCAGATCGCAGCCGACGACGCGTTCTACTGGAGCGCCGTCGGCAAGTACGAACTGGGCGAGTATGTTGAAGCGGCCGATGCGCTCGCAGACTATTCGCGCCGCATCGCCACCCGGCAGCGCTGGCAGCCCGCCGCCAGACAACTCCTCGCCTGGTCGCTGGCGGACCAGGGCAAATACGACGAGGCCATCAAAGCGCTGGCCCGTCCGATCGCCGACGATCCCTACCGTCCCGCCAACGCGGTCCTCGCGCGGCGCTGGGCGGCCCTGGCCGAAGCCGCGAACAAGTAA
- a CDS encoding DUF1559 domain-containing protein: MSTRLRRNGFTLIELLVVIAIIAVLIGLLLPAVQRAREAARRSSCQNNLKQIGLALHNYHDAHGVLPPGQISNVYLTDTIGRYASPVEPRAYQLNGLNNLGYHGTSWMLHILPMLDQTPLYNAWNFGNNVRSNGEIGLQLPPPDLTLLYAPKTDIRVFYCPSRRSSMMSTSTFSAPDRVEQASPLQNQAPWGQGGNDYAGCSGSGITFHDNVNDATDRQTYELTPAQLTATVTSAIGLTGQTIYSSQYTQYQTNIGVFGVNTAFGLRDITDGTSNVMVVAERRVSQLLLPPPQRSADGWAWGGPATLFSARNAPHSGLYFDEADSPHDQVVQTLFADGSVRNVGFNIDLRTWRNLGNMAQGSPVNLPQ; encoded by the coding sequence ATGAGCACACGATTGCGTCGCAACGGCTTCACCCTGATCGAGCTGCTGGTGGTGATCGCCATCATCGCGGTGCTCATCGGCCTCCTGCTGCCAGCCGTCCAGCGGGCGCGGGAAGCGGCTCGCCGGTCCTCGTGCCAGAACAATCTGAAGCAGATCGGACTGGCGCTCCACAACTATCACGACGCTCATGGAGTCCTGCCGCCGGGCCAGATCAGCAATGTCTATCTGACGGACACGATCGGTCGCTACGCCAGTCCGGTGGAGCCGCGGGCGTATCAGCTCAACGGGCTGAACAATCTGGGCTATCACGGGACGAGCTGGATGCTGCACATCCTGCCGATGCTCGATCAGACGCCGCTCTACAACGCCTGGAATTTTGGGAACAACGTCCGGTCGAATGGCGAAATCGGTCTGCAGTTGCCTCCGCCGGATCTGACATTGTTGTATGCCCCCAAGACCGACATCCGGGTGTTTTACTGCCCGTCGCGCCGGTCTTCGATGATGTCGACATCGACGTTCTCAGCGCCCGATCGTGTCGAACAGGCGAGTCCGCTGCAAAATCAGGCGCCGTGGGGTCAGGGGGGCAACGACTATGCCGGCTGCAGCGGATCGGGAATTACCTTTCACGACAACGTAAACGACGCCACAGATCGCCAGACTTACGAGCTGACTCCGGCGCAGTTGACTGCCACCGTCACCTCGGCGATCGGACTGACCGGCCAGACGATCTATTCGTCGCAGTACACGCAGTACCAGACCAACATCGGCGTGTTTGGCGTCAACACGGCGTTCGGGCTCCGCGATATCACCGATGGCACGTCCAACGTGATGGTGGTCGCCGAGCGGCGTGTTTCGCAGTTGTTGCTGCCGCCGCCGCAGCGGAGCGCCGACGGCTGGGCGTGGGGCGGGCCGGCGACGCTCTTCAGCGCTCGCAATGCTCCGCACAGCGGTCTGTATTTCGACGAAGCCGACAGCCCGCACGATCAGGTCGTGCAGACCCTGTTTGCCGACGGCAGCGTGCGAAACGTCGGCTTCAATATCGACCTGCGGACCTGGCGCAACCTGGGCAATATGGCCCAGGGGAGCCCGGTGAATCTGCCGCAGTAG
- a CDS encoding metallopeptidase, giving the protein MISTPRWLLLTLGLLAATTAAIADEPARPTTHQSQTIEGWSVRIDQRLLDGESEDVALGRRALRLLGDRLYEIQLVVPADRVEQLRKVTIQLDRTHGKLTSMQYHPSADWLRNNGYSETLARCVHLPDAAGFASPKHHQQQPWAVLHELAHAYHDQVLDFEHAEIKAAWERFRDGGKYEKVLHIDGGNRRHYALTNQKEFFAEMSEAYFGLNDFYPFHRAELQRDEPELFKLLHEIWGPPVSE; this is encoded by the coding sequence ATGATCTCCACCCCGCGATGGCTGCTGCTCACGCTCGGCCTGCTGGCAGCAACGACCGCGGCGATTGCCGACGAACCCGCCAGACCCACGACTCATCAGTCGCAAACCATCGAAGGCTGGTCGGTCCGGATCGATCAACGGCTGCTCGACGGCGAAAGCGAAGATGTGGCCCTGGGCCGCCGTGCGCTCCGATTGCTCGGCGATCGCCTCTACGAGATTCAGCTCGTCGTCCCGGCCGATCGTGTCGAGCAACTACGCAAAGTCACCATCCAGCTCGACCGGACTCATGGCAAGCTGACCTCCATGCAATATCATCCCAGCGCAGACTGGCTGCGGAACAACGGCTACAGCGAAACGCTGGCCAGATGCGTCCACCTCCCCGACGCCGCGGGCTTTGCCAGCCCGAAGCATCACCAGCAGCAGCCCTGGGCCGTCCTGCACGAATTGGCCCACGCCTACCACGACCAGGTGCTGGATTTCGAACATGCCGAGATCAAAGCCGCCTGGGAACGATTCCGCGACGGCGGCAAGTACGAAAAAGTCCTGCATATCGACGGCGGAAACCGCCGGCACTATGCCCTGACCAACCAGAAAGAATTCTTCGCGGAAATGTCCGAAGCCTACTTCGGCCTCAACGACTTCTACCCGTTCCACCGCGCCGAACTGCAACGCGACGAACCCGAGCTATTCAAGCTGCTGCACGAAATCTGGGGACCGCCAGTCAGCGAATAG
- a CDS encoding PSD1 and planctomycete cytochrome C domain-containing protein, producing the protein MQRLTLLAVVWSLGLGVESRAADKPLPEQIEFNRDVRPILSDACFQCHGPDKNQRQAELRLDQAAGYAGTNDKPGAVIPHKPEASELFRRVTTAAPDEVMPPKDSGKTLSARDKEILRRWIEQGAEYQGHWAYLVPTRPAVPAATPAIPARNEIDRFIQARLAAAGLQPAAEADRVTLIRRLTFDLTGLPPTPADVQAFLQDARPDAYDRLVERLLESPHFGERMAVYWLDLVRFADTAGYHSDNLRDIVPYRDYVIDAFNRNLPFDQFTIEQLAGDLLPEPTLGQKVASGYNRLLQTTEEGGAQAKEYIAKYSADRVRNVADVWLGATLGCAECHDHKFDPFTTQDFYSLGAFFADVQEPAIGGRGPGMLVPSPDQSQRLAELDQTVASARQDLDAAVQALLAGDAAWEQELLADSGWRPLGSAEAKVEGSDVKLAEQTDGSWLAQGAVGAQESFVLTYPASPRGLTALKLEVLADDSLPAKGPGTAGNGNFVLTEFNLSTTGADGKEQPVKLVRAVADHAQNGHAIETAFDGKDATGWAILPHVGQPHEAVFAAEQPFVSEDAGTLTVRLEFRSPHASHSIGRFRLSATTLPDPIARWTPPQVRSVLATPRDQRSADQQTVLTQFLRDQSLQLQPQRQVSQQRQQARDQFVATIPRSLIAQAGPPRTVRVLPRGNWMDDTGEIREPAIPAFLGQVNAEGRRANRLDLASWLVSPENPLTARVFVNRLWKLFYGVGLSQTLEDSGSQGEWPTHPELLDWLAVEFRESDWDVEHMVQLMVLSHSYRQSSVQTSEARAVDPFNRLLSAQQRFRLDAEFVRDNALAISGLLSSQVGGESVKPYQPEGYWDYLNFPRRTWQADRGERQYRRGLYTFWQRSFLHPQMLIFDAPSREECVADRPRSNTPQQALVLLNDPTFFEAARVFATRTLLEGGPTDESRLAWAWQRALSRPPRAAEQQLILTLLQKHRQDYAADPAAARALLTSVGSAALPDGVSEPELAAWVSVTRVLLNLHETVTRL; encoded by the coding sequence ATGCAACGATTGACACTCCTGGCCGTCGTCTGGAGCCTGGGGCTCGGGGTTGAGAGTCGCGCCGCCGACAAACCCCTCCCGGAGCAGATCGAGTTCAATCGCGACGTCCGGCCGATCCTGTCCGATGCCTGTTTTCAATGTCACGGCCCCGATAAGAACCAGCGTCAGGCCGAACTGCGGCTCGACCAGGCGGCCGGCTACGCAGGAACAAACGACAAGCCCGGCGCTGTGATCCCGCACAAGCCGGAGGCCAGCGAGCTGTTCCGCCGGGTGACGACCGCGGCCCCCGATGAAGTCATGCCGCCGAAAGACAGCGGCAAGACGCTCTCTGCCCGCGACAAAGAGATCCTGCGGCGCTGGATTGAGCAGGGAGCGGAGTACCAGGGGCACTGGGCCTACCTCGTGCCAACCCGACCGGCGGTCCCCGCCGCGACGCCGGCCATACCGGCACGCAACGAAATTGACCGCTTCATTCAGGCTCGGCTGGCCGCCGCCGGTCTGCAGCCCGCAGCGGAAGCCGATCGGGTCACGTTGATCCGCCGGCTGACATTCGACCTGACCGGGCTGCCGCCGACGCCCGCCGACGTTCAGGCCTTCCTGCAGGACGCGCGGCCCGATGCCTATGATCGGCTCGTCGAGCGGCTGCTGGAGTCGCCTCACTTTGGCGAACGGATGGCCGTCTACTGGCTGGATCTCGTGCGGTTCGCCGATACCGCCGGCTACCACAGCGACAACCTGCGGGACATCGTCCCCTACCGCGACTACGTGATCGACGCATTCAACCGCAATCTTCCTTTCGATCAATTTACGATCGAGCAGCTCGCCGGCGATCTCCTTCCCGAACCGACGCTCGGCCAGAAGGTGGCCTCAGGCTACAACCGACTGCTGCAGACCACCGAAGAAGGGGGCGCCCAGGCGAAGGAATACATCGCCAAGTACTCCGCCGATCGCGTCCGCAACGTCGCCGATGTCTGGCTCGGAGCGACGCTGGGGTGCGCCGAGTGCCACGACCACAAATTCGACCCGTTCACTACGCAGGACTTCTACAGCCTGGGAGCGTTTTTCGCCGACGTGCAGGAACCAGCCATCGGCGGGCGCGGTCCCGGAATGCTGGTTCCGAGCCCGGACCAGTCGCAGCGACTGGCCGAGCTGGATCAGACCGTAGCCTCCGCCCGGCAGGATCTGGACGCCGCCGTGCAGGCGCTCCTTGCCGGCGACGCCGCCTGGGAGCAGGAATTGCTCGCCGACTCGGGCTGGCGGCCGCTGGGCTCGGCCGAAGCGAAGGTCGAAGGAAGCGACGTGAAGCTCGCCGAACAGACCGACGGATCGTGGCTGGCGCAAGGCGCGGTCGGCGCTCAGGAGAGCTTTGTGCTGACGTATCCGGCGTCCCCTCGCGGACTGACCGCGCTGAAACTGGAGGTGCTGGCGGATGACAGCTTGCCCGCCAAAGGTCCAGGAACGGCCGGCAACGGAAACTTTGTGCTGACGGAGTTCAATCTGTCGACGACCGGCGCGGACGGGAAAGAACAACCCGTCAAGCTGGTCCGGGCCGTCGCCGATCACGCCCAGAATGGACACGCCATCGAGACGGCGTTCGACGGCAAAGACGCCACCGGCTGGGCGATTCTCCCGCACGTCGGACAGCCGCATGAAGCCGTGTTTGCGGCGGAACAGCCGTTTGTCAGCGAAGACGCCGGGACGTTGACTGTCCGTCTCGAATTCCGCTCGCCCCACGCCAGTCACTCGATCGGCCGGTTCCGTCTGTCGGCGACGACGCTGCCGGATCCAATCGCCCGCTGGACGCCGCCGCAAGTGCGATCGGTCCTGGCGACGCCGCGCGACCAGCGCAGCGCGGATCAGCAGACGGTGCTGACGCAATTTCTTCGGGATCAGTCGCTGCAGCTTCAGCCGCAGCGGCAGGTGAGCCAGCAGCGGCAGCAGGCGCGGGACCAGTTTGTGGCGACCATTCCCCGGTCGCTGATCGCGCAGGCCGGGCCGCCGCGAACTGTCCGAGTCCTGCCGCGGGGGAACTGGATGGACGATACCGGCGAAATCCGCGAGCCCGCCATCCCCGCGTTTCTGGGACAGGTGAATGCTGAAGGCCGGCGCGCCAATCGCCTCGACCTCGCCAGTTGGCTAGTGTCCCCGGAGAACCCGCTGACGGCTCGCGTGTTTGTAAATCGCTTGTGGAAGCTCTTCTACGGCGTCGGGTTGTCCCAGACGCTCGAAGACAGCGGCAGCCAGGGGGAATGGCCGACGCATCCGGAGTTGCTCGACTGGCTGGCGGTCGAGTTCCGCGAATCGGACTGGGACGTCGAGCACATGGTCCAGTTGATGGTCCTTTCACACTCGTACCGGCAGTCCTCCGTGCAGACGTCCGAGGCGCGGGCCGTCGATCCCTTCAACCGCCTCCTCTCCGCCCAGCAGCGATTCCGCCTGGACGCCGAATTCGTCCGCGACAACGCGCTGGCGATCAGCGGGCTGCTGTCGTCGCAGGTCGGGGGCGAAAGCGTAAAGCCCTATCAACCGGAGGGGTACTGGGATTACCTCAATTTTCCGCGGCGGACCTGGCAGGCCGATCGGGGCGAGCGGCAGTATCGCCGGGGACTTTACACGTTCTGGCAGCGATCGTTTCTGCACCCGCAGATGCTCATTTTCGACGCCCCGAGCCGGGAGGAATGCGTCGCCGACCGACCGCGCTCGAACACGCCGCAGCAGGCGCTGGTGCTGCTCAACGATCCAACCTTCTTCGAAGCGGCCCGCGTCTTCGCGACCCGGACGCTGCTGGAGGGTGGTCCGACCGACGAGTCCCGGCTGGCGTGGGCCTGGCAACGGGCTCTCTCCCGTCCGCCGCGCGCCGCGGAACAGCAGTTGATCCTGACGCTGCTGCAGAAGCATCGGCAGGATTACGCGGCCGACCCCGCCGCGGCCAGGGCGTTGCTGACGTCCGTCGGCTCCGCCGCGCTGCCCGACGGAGTCAGCGAGCCCGAGCTGGCGGCCTGGGTCTCGGTGACGCGCGTGCTGCTGAATCTGCACGAGACAGTGACGCGCCTGTAG
- a CDS encoding MFS transporter, translating to MSSTDASPDRRLPASIWALGVASLCMDTSSELIHSLLPVFMATTLGASMLTIGLVEGLAEATASITKVFSGALSDFLRRRKFLLVLGYGLAAITKPVFPLATSIGWVFAARFVDRIGKGIRDAPRDALVADITPPELRGAAYGLRQALDSVGAFLGPLLALILLSVFADSIPAAMWFAVIPAAITVIVLIVGVREPAPRSTGEALRPPPTFADARRLPRRFWLVVLLGAVFTLARFSEAFLVLRAQNVGLPLAAVPLVMMVMNVVYAAGAYPAGAAADRCSARTLLLIGLGFLIGADLLLALATSPAAALAGAALWGLYLAGTQGLLSKLVADTAPLDLRGSSFGIFNLVSGVSLLLASVIAGGLWTTLGPSATFFVGATFAAIAAIGLWGAGSSESRTAGDWSVVRRQ from the coding sequence ATGTCATCCACCGACGCCAGCCCCGATCGCCGACTTCCCGCGAGCATCTGGGCGCTCGGCGTCGCTTCGCTCTGCATGGATACGTCGTCCGAGCTGATCCACAGCCTGCTGCCAGTGTTCATGGCCACCACGCTCGGGGCGTCCATGCTGACGATCGGGCTGGTCGAGGGACTGGCAGAAGCGACCGCGTCGATCACGAAAGTCTTTTCGGGCGCCCTCAGCGACTTTCTCCGCAGGCGAAAGTTTCTGCTCGTCCTGGGGTACGGCCTCGCCGCGATCACCAAACCGGTCTTCCCGCTGGCCACTTCGATCGGCTGGGTCTTTGCAGCCCGGTTTGTCGATCGCATCGGCAAAGGCATTCGCGATGCGCCGCGGGATGCGCTCGTTGCCGACATCACGCCGCCGGAGTTGCGCGGAGCCGCTTATGGCTTGCGACAGGCGCTCGATTCCGTCGGAGCTTTCCTCGGGCCGCTGCTGGCATTGATCCTCCTGTCGGTGTTCGCGGACAGCATCCCCGCGGCGATGTGGTTCGCGGTCATCCCGGCGGCGATCACCGTCATCGTGCTGATCGTCGGAGTTCGCGAACCCGCGCCACGTTCGACGGGGGAAGCGCTCCGGCCGCCGCCGACCTTCGCCGACGCCCGACGGCTGCCGCGGCGATTCTGGCTCGTGGTGCTGCTGGGGGCCGTCTTCACGCTCGCCCGGTTCAGCGAAGCGTTTCTGGTATTGCGGGCGCAGAATGTCGGCCTGCCGCTGGCCGCCGTGCCGCTGGTGATGATGGTCATGAACGTCGTCTACGCGGCGGGCGCCTACCCCGCAGGGGCCGCCGCCGACCGCTGCAGCGCGCGGACGCTGCTGCTGATCGGCCTGGGTTTCCTGATCGGTGCAGACCTGCTGCTGGCCCTGGCCACTTCACCCGCAGCCGCACTGGCCGGGGCGGCCCTGTGGGGACTGTATCTGGCCGGCACGCAGGGTCTGCTGTCGAAGCTCGTCGCCGACACGGCCCCGCTCGATCTGCGCGGCAGCTCCTTCGGCATCTTCAACCTGGTGTCCGGCGTCTCCCTGCTGCTGGCCAGCGTGATCGCCGGCGGACTGTGGACCACCCTGGGCCCGTCGGCCACGTTCTTCGTCGGAGCCACATTCGCAGCGATCGCCGCAATCGGGCTGTGGGGTGCAGGGAGCAGCGAGTCGCGAACTGCCGGAGATTGGTCAGTCGTCCGTCGGCAGTAG
- a CDS encoding NCS2 family permease translates to MPNAAPYPWFVRRDLDGFFGLFIDNLVQLLLIVALCSTQCGMTGDAAWLLYGRILPGAAVSIILGNLFYAWQARRLAQREGRSDVTALPYGINTPSLLVYVFFVMGPVFRQGIEQKLSPVAAAELAWQMGLVACIGSGVIEFLGSFVAESIRKRTPRAALLSTLAGIAIGFIAMTFALQIYQKPLIAMLPLAAVLITYFSQSSFPLGLPGGLIAVALGTATAWLLTGLVQVWPDAPAWISDSTMKAAAVPAAWSQAGLQLPHFCGDALWTVLSNPTAWLGHLSVIVPMGLFNLVGSLQNIESAEAGGDRFPTAPSLAANGIGTLCAGLFGSCFPTTIYIGHPGWKALGARAGYSTLNGVVITILCCTGTVAVIQSLIPIEAGVAIVLWIGIVITAQAFAATPTNHAPAVAIGLFPAIAAWGQTVVQGAFISAWDFLKVPHDEFAAHGGRTMQDLLTVNQSAEINGFLLHGLLSIERGYIFTCMILAAISAFLIDRKFRAAAFWALLGAFFAGIGLTHAYQLQGNIVDFLFAFDAPRDGSLEFRATPIAIGYLLTAAAFLAFGWYHAKHGDDRRVEH, encoded by the coding sequence ATGCCAAACGCCGCCCCCTATCCGTGGTTTGTCCGTCGCGATCTCGACGGATTCTTCGGCCTGTTCATCGACAACCTGGTGCAGCTCCTGCTGATCGTCGCCCTCTGCTCGACGCAGTGCGGCATGACCGGCGACGCCGCCTGGCTGCTCTACGGGAGGATCCTCCCCGGAGCGGCGGTGAGCATCATCCTCGGCAATCTGTTCTACGCCTGGCAGGCCCGCCGACTGGCGCAGCGGGAGGGCCGCAGCGACGTCACAGCCTTGCCGTACGGCATCAATACGCCCTCGCTCCTGGTCTACGTCTTCTTCGTGATGGGTCCGGTCTTCCGGCAGGGAATCGAACAGAAGCTGTCCCCCGTCGCCGCCGCCGAGCTGGCCTGGCAGATGGGGCTGGTGGCGTGCATCGGTTCGGGCGTGATCGAATTTCTGGGGTCGTTCGTGGCCGAATCGATTCGCAAGCGAACTCCGCGGGCGGCGCTGCTGTCGACGCTGGCGGGGATTGCGATCGGCTTCATCGCGATGACGTTCGCGTTGCAGATCTATCAGAAGCCGCTGATCGCCATGCTGCCGCTCGCCGCCGTGCTGATCACCTACTTCAGCCAGTCGTCGTTTCCACTGGGGCTGCCCGGCGGGCTGATCGCCGTCGCCCTCGGGACGGCCACCGCCTGGCTGTTGACCGGGCTCGTGCAGGTCTGGCCCGATGCGCCCGCGTGGATCTCCGATTCCACGATGAAGGCGGCCGCAGTCCCTGCCGCCTGGAGTCAGGCCGGGCTGCAGCTTCCGCATTTCTGCGGCGACGCTCTCTGGACGGTCCTCTCGAACCCGACGGCATGGCTGGGGCATCTGTCGGTCATCGTGCCGATGGGGCTGTTCAATCTGGTCGGCAGCCTGCAGAACATCGAATCCGCCGAGGCGGGGGGCGATCGATTCCCGACGGCCCCGTCGCTGGCGGCAAACGGAATCGGCACCCTCTGCGCCGGGCTGTTCGGGAGCTGTTTCCCGACGACGATCTACATCGGACACCCCGGCTGGAAGGCCCTCGGCGCACGGGCGGGATACTCGACCCTCAACGGCGTCGTAATCACCATCCTCTGCTGCACGGGGACCGTGGCGGTCATTCAGAGCCTGATCCCGATCGAGGCCGGCGTGGCCATCGTCCTCTGGATCGGCATCGTGATTACCGCCCAGGCGTTTGCCGCCACGCCGACGAATCATGCCCCCGCCGTAGCGATCGGACTCTTCCCCGCGATCGCCGCCTGGGGCCAGACCGTCGTGCAGGGCGCCTTCATCAGCGCCTGGGATTTTTTGAAAGTCCCGCACGACGAGTTCGCCGCGCACGGCGGGCGGACGATGCAGGATCTGTTGACGGTCAACCAGTCGGCCGAGATCAACGGATTCCTGCTGCACGGCCTGCTGTCGATCGAGCGGGGCTACATTTTCACCTGCATGATCCTGGCGGCGATCTCGGCGTTTCTGATCGATCGCAAGTTCCGGGCGGCAGCGTTCTGGGCGCTGCTCGGGGCGTTCTTCGCCGGGATCGGCCTGACGCACGCGTATCAGTTGCAGGGAAACATCGTCGACTTCCTGTTCGCCTTCGACGCCCCGCGCGACGGGTCACTGGAATTCCGGGCCACGCCGATTGCGATCGGCTACCTGCTGACCGCCGCAGCGTTTCTGGCCTTCGGCTGGTACCACGCGAAGCATGGGGACGACAGGCGGGTGGAGCACTGA
- a CDS encoding ABC transporter permease — protein MFSRILALTIKEFLALLRDPRSRTVIILPPMIQLFVFSYAATFDLNDLAFAVYDEDRSAVSRELLARFSGSPNFKEVAVLSHDREIPPLIDGKSVLLVVHIGPQFSRDLAAGSSATIQAIVDGRNSNTAAIALNYVRSIVEDFNRDRIEQTEGMALPATLETRAWFNPNLESRWFIVPGIVGMLSLAVTVLVTGLSVAREREQGTFDQLLATPFHPFEILIGKAIPGFVIGLAEASAIIFLAVHWFEVPLRGSLAALYTGVVLFLLATIGFGLMISSLAVTQQQGLLGSFLFMVPATILSGFSTPIANMPTAVQAVTYLNPLRYYLIIIRGVFLEGTPFGLLINQYWPMAVIAVVNLTLAAWLFRRRMN, from the coding sequence ATGTTCTCCCGGATTCTGGCGTTGACGATCAAAGAGTTCCTGGCGCTGCTGCGGGATCCGCGGAGCCGGACCGTCATCATCCTGCCGCCGATGATTCAGCTCTTTGTCTTCAGTTATGCCGCGACGTTCGATCTCAACGACCTGGCGTTCGCGGTTTACGATGAAGACCGGAGCGCGGTCTCGCGCGAGCTGCTGGCCCGTTTCTCCGGTTCGCCGAACTTCAAGGAAGTCGCCGTCCTGTCGCACGATCGCGAGATTCCGCCGCTGATCGATGGCAAGTCGGTGCTGCTGGTGGTGCATATCGGGCCGCAGTTCAGCCGGGACCTGGCGGCAGGAAGTTCGGCCACGATTCAGGCGATCGTGGATGGGCGGAACTCCAACACGGCGGCCATCGCCCTGAATTATGTCCGGTCGATCGTGGAGGACTTCAACCGCGACCGGATCGAACAGACGGAGGGGATGGCGTTGCCGGCGACGCTCGAGACGCGGGCCTGGTTCAACCCCAACCTGGAGAGCCGCTGGTTTATCGTGCCGGGGATTGTCGGCATGCTTTCGCTGGCGGTGACGGTGCTGGTGACCGGTCTGTCGGTGGCCCGCGAACGCGAACAGGGGACCTTCGACCAGCTTCTGGCGACGCCCTTTCATCCGTTCGAGATTTTGATCGGCAAAGCCATCCCCGGCTTCGTGATCGGGCTGGCGGAGGCGAGTGCGATCATTTTCCTGGCGGTGCACTGGTTCGAAGTCCCGCTCCGCGGCAGTCTCGCGGCCCTCTATACCGGGGTCGTGCTGTTTCTGCTGGCGACGATCGGTTTCGGATTGATGATTTCCTCGCTGGCGGTAACGCAGCAGCAGGGCCTGCTGGGCTCGTTCCTGTTCATGGTTCCCGCCACGATCCTGTCCGGGTTTTCGACCCCCATCGCCAATATGCCCACCGCGGTGCAGGCGGTCACATACCTCAACCCGTTGCGATATTACCTGATTATCATCCGCGGGGTTTTCCTGGAAGGGACGCCGTTCGGGCTGCTGATCAACCAGTACTGGCCGATGGCGGTCATCGCCGTCGTGAATCTGACGCTGGCCGCCTGGCTGTTTCGTCGGCGGATGAATTGA